The uncultured Desulfuromonas sp. genome has a segment encoding these proteins:
- the uvrB gene encoding excinuclease ABC subunit UvrB, whose protein sequence is MAKFSLKSTYQPAGDQPKAIDELVEGIEEGAEHQVLLGVTGSGKTFTMANVIERVQRPTLVLAHNKTLAAQLYGEFRELFPNNAVEYFVSYYDYYQPEAYVASTDTFIEKDSSINEEIDKLRHSATRSLLTRRDVLIVASVSCIYGLGSPEAYFGMLVGLEVGMELERNSLLKKLVEIQYQRNDADFHRGTFRVRGDSVEIFPAYEEDLALRIEFFGDEIDAISEIDPLRGTVIDKLTKTSIFPASHYVATRPTLERAIKQIQDELQQRIVYFRDRNQLIEAQRIEQRTLFDIEVMEEMGYCQGIENYSRYMDGRGEGEPPATLFDYFPDDALLFIDESHVSVSQVGAMYRGDRSRKENLVGYGFRLPSALDNRPLKFEEFEAKNLQTVYVSATPADYELEKAQGVVVEQIVRPTGLVDPPIEIRPAQQQVDDLVEQIRTTIATQARILVTTLTKRMAEDLTGYLEEIGIRVRYLHSDIDTVERMEIIRSLRQGDFDVLIGINLLREGLDIPEVGLVAILDADKEGFLRSERSLIQTCGRAARNVDGRVIMYADRITRSMQACLDETQRRRDQQLAFNAEHGIVPKSVSKSMRTILEDLKGVSEEVAQVAEELAEWHSPAELRKQIKAVREEMLAEAAELNFERAAELRDQLLKLEKQELGLS, encoded by the coding sequence ATGGCAAAATTCAGTTTAAAATCCACGTATCAGCCGGCCGGTGATCAGCCAAAGGCCATTGACGAACTGGTGGAGGGCATTGAAGAAGGTGCCGAGCATCAGGTTCTGCTCGGGGTTACCGGCAGCGGTAAAACCTTTACCATGGCCAATGTCATCGAGCGGGTCCAACGGCCGACCCTGGTTCTGGCCCATAATAAAACCCTGGCCGCCCAGCTCTACGGCGAATTCCGCGAGTTGTTTCCCAACAACGCCGTCGAGTATTTTGTCTCCTACTACGACTATTACCAGCCGGAAGCTTATGTGGCGAGCACCGATACCTTTATCGAAAAGGATTCCTCCATTAACGAGGAGATCGACAAGTTGCGCCACAGTGCCACGCGCAGCCTGTTAACGCGACGCGATGTGCTGATCGTCGCCTCGGTGTCGTGCATCTACGGCCTGGGTTCGCCGGAAGCCTACTTCGGCATGCTGGTCGGTCTGGAAGTGGGCATGGAGCTGGAGCGCAACTCCCTGCTGAAAAAACTAGTCGAAATTCAGTATCAGCGCAACGATGCCGACTTTCATCGCGGCACCTTCCGGGTGCGCGGCGACAGTGTCGAGATTTTTCCCGCCTATGAAGAAGATTTAGCCCTGCGCATCGAGTTCTTCGGTGACGAGATCGATGCCATCAGCGAGATCGATCCGTTGCGCGGCACAGTGATCGACAAGCTGACCAAGACCAGCATTTTCCCGGCCAGTCACTATGTCGCCACGCGGCCAACGCTGGAGCGGGCCATCAAACAGATTCAGGATGAACTGCAACAGCGCATTGTTTACTTCCGGGATCGCAACCAATTGATCGAAGCGCAACGCATTGAACAGCGCACCCTGTTCGATATTGAAGTCATGGAAGAGATGGGCTATTGCCAGGGCATTGAGAACTATTCACGCTATATGGATGGCCGCGGTGAAGGGGAGCCACCGGCGACGCTGTTTGATTACTTTCCCGATGATGCGTTGCTGTTTATCGACGAAAGTCATGTCAGCGTGTCGCAGGTCGGTGCTATGTATCGCGGCGACCGTTCGCGTAAGGAAAACCTCGTTGGTTACGGCTTCCGACTGCCCTCGGCTCTTGATAATCGCCCGCTGAAGTTCGAAGAATTTGAGGCCAAGAATCTGCAGACCGTCTACGTGTCGGCGACCCCGGCGGATTATGAGCTGGAAAAAGCGCAGGGTGTGGTGGTCGAACAGATTGTCCGTCCGACCGGATTGGTCGATCCGCCCATTGAGATCCGTCCGGCACAGCAGCAGGTCGATGATCTGGTCGAACAGATCCGCACCACCATTGCCACTCAGGCGCGCATCCTGGTGACGACGCTGACCAAGCGCATGGCCGAAGATTTGACCGGCTATCTGGAAGAGATCGGCATTCGCGTGCGCTACCTGCACTCGGATATCGATACCGTCGAACGGATGGAGATCATCCGTAGCCTGCGCCAGGGCGATTTCGATGTGCTGATCGGCATCAACCTGCTGCGTGAAGGCCTGGATATTCCCGAAGTCGGGCTGGTGGCGATTCTCGATGCCGACAAGGAAGGTTTCCTGCGCAGCGAGCGTTCGTTGATCCAGACCTGTGGTCGTGCGGCGCGTAACGTCGATGGCCGGGTGATTATGTACGCCGATCGCATCACCCGTTCCATGCAGGCCTGCCTCGATGAAACCCAGCGACGGCGCGACCAGCAGCTGGCCTTTAACGCCGAGCACGGCATTGTGCCCAAGTCGGTCTCGAAATCGATGCGCACCATTCTCGAAGACCTCAAGGGCGTCAGTGAAGAGGTGGCGCAGGTGGCCGAAGAGCTGGCCGAATGGCACAGCCCGGCCGAACTGCGTAAGCAGATCAAAGCGGTGCGCGAAGAGATGCTCGCCGAGGCGGCCGAACTTAATTTTGAACGGGCAGCGGAACTGCGTGATCAATTATTGAAACTGGAAAAACAGGAACTGGGACTCTCCTGA
- a CDS encoding putative metalloprotease CJM1_0395 family protein — protein sequence MATTITTTDPQALQVAAYMTSARQGKMAAQATEYGKAASASIEAETSPLNVVDTVQLSEEGRQAAMAGQQQNGTATPLVDPAAAQAGGEDGSSVADEQGEAVEEMNDGQETSESEGSNEDNNSSAAQLTEEEQQEVQDLAQRDREVQVHEAAHAAVGGPYTGAPSLTYETGPDGRRYAVSGEVNVDMSEVPGDPRATMEKADVIRAAALAPAQPSSQDRNVAAQASRMRAQAQAELMAEQAAQGSAMVERATTVSTMTPSASMDSDDKGQTLSSQFGGAVA from the coding sequence ATGGCGACAACTATTACAACCACAGATCCCCAGGCGCTTCAAGTTGCCGCGTACATGACCTCTGCCCGTCAAGGCAAGATGGCGGCTCAGGCAACCGAGTACGGTAAAGCTGCGTCAGCATCCATTGAAGCAGAGACCTCTCCGCTTAATGTGGTTGACACCGTGCAGCTGAGTGAAGAAGGTCGGCAGGCGGCCATGGCCGGTCAGCAGCAAAATGGTACGGCAACGCCCCTTGTTGATCCCGCGGCAGCCCAGGCCGGTGGTGAAGACGGTTCGAGCGTTGCTGATGAGCAGGGTGAGGCGGTTGAGGAGATGAATGACGGTCAGGAAACAAGCGAATCCGAAGGATCGAATGAGGACAATAACAGCTCCGCCGCGCAACTGACGGAAGAAGAGCAACAGGAAGTTCAGGATCTGGCCCAGCGTGATCGCGAGGTGCAGGTTCATGAAGCGGCCCATGCGGCCGTTGGTGGTCCCTATACCGGCGCGCCTTCGTTGACTTATGAGACCGGTCCGGATGGCAGACGTTATGCCGTCTCCGGCGAGGTCAATGTCGATATGAGTGAGGTGCCTGGTGATCCCCGGGCGACCATGGAAAAAGCGGATGTGATTCGCGCGGCCGCCCTGGCCCCGGCCCAGCCCTCTTCTCAGGATCGCAACGTCGCGGCTCAGGCCAGTCGCATGCGCGCTCAGGCCCAGGCTGAATTAATGGCTGAGCAGGCAGCGCAAGGCAGTGCCATGGTTGAACGGGCGACAACTGTTTCGACCATGACACCAAGTGCCTCCATGGATAGCGACGATAAAGGGCAGACCCTTTCCAGTCAATTTGGCGGTGCCGTGGCCTGA